In the genome of Solibacillus silvestris, one region contains:
- a CDS encoding 2-C-methyl-D-erythritol 4-phosphate cytidylyltransferase, translated as MRYEVVLPAAGSGKRMGAGQNKLFLNLADKPILVHTLLVFERDENCTGIWLAVKDEERPFIQALIEKHNITKVKGLPTGGEERQHSVHSCIKEMSAVDVVLVHDAARPFITIPKITELAKVAYEKGAAIAGVRAKDTMKVVHNGLIKETVDRESLWMVQTPQAFRYDLLAEAEDVAEKVGFLGTDEAMLVERLGHDIHIVECSYENVKMTTQEDLIFGEAILKQRK; from the coding sequence TTGCGTTATGAAGTCGTTTTGCCGGCAGCAGGAAGTGGAAAGCGCATGGGTGCCGGGCAAAATAAATTATTTTTAAACTTAGCGGATAAACCGATTTTAGTTCATACACTTCTTGTTTTTGAACGTGATGAAAATTGTACAGGAATTTGGCTTGCCGTAAAAGATGAGGAACGGCCATTTATCCAGGCGCTCATCGAAAAACATAATATTACAAAAGTAAAAGGCCTGCCGACAGGTGGTGAAGAACGCCAACATTCAGTGCATTCATGCATAAAAGAAATGAGTGCAGTGGATGTTGTCCTTGTTCATGATGCTGCAAGACCTTTTATTACTATTCCGAAAATTACCGAACTTGCAAAAGTCGCTTATGAAAAAGGAGCGGCTATTGCAGGAGTTCGTGCGAAGGATACGATGAAGGTCGTCCATAATGGTCTTATTAAAGAAACCGTTGACCGGGAGTCTTTATGGATGGTTCAAACACCACAAGCGTTCCGTTATGATTTACTGGCAGAAGCTGAGGATGTAGCTGAAAAGGTGGGTTTTTTAGGAACGGATGAAGCGATGCTCGTGGAGCGTTTAGGACATGATATTCATATTGTGGAATGCAGTTATGAAAATGTAAAAATGACAACGCAGGAAGATCTGATTTTTGGGGAAGCTATTTTAAAACAACGAAAATAG